From Sander vitreus isolate 19-12246 chromosome 5, sanVit1, whole genome shotgun sequence:
GGCTGTAaggctttctgtctctcctgctTTCCTCTTTTCATCACCACACCTGCCACcatgtacacacatgcagaatTATGATCAGGTTAGTGACTGACGTTGTTATTGACCTTAATTCTCAGGAACTCCTGTAAAATGAAGCAGAGCCAGCCGATGCAAAAGGACTTCAGCGGACAGGTAAGAATTGAGAATGTCTGCTGCTCATCTGACCCATGTGGTAGTATaagaattagaaaaaaaagctcCGTACAGTCAGTGTGGTTGATTATATTTGCTGCTATTAAAGGATGACCATCATGGCGGACACGCCACAGATGAGGAGAAGTTGGCGAGCAGTGCCGGTGTCAAACCAGACAAGGATCAAAGCAGTGAGTAACAGGATCAATGAAGATTTTCATGTTAATGTTGTGCCCGGCTACAGTGCACACTGATCCAGTAGTGAATAACTCAGTTATCAGTGAGGGACTCTACAGTACAGAGTTCAGATAACTGGATGTTACAGTTTAGACAGCATTCTTTAGCTTCCCTGGGTCAATACCGGTCATTGCCTTActgttacagacacacacaacattaaTCATTAACTAAATCATTGTGCACTGAAACTTGTGACTGTGTCAGTCATGAGCCCCATGACAGTATGGTTGATTTGCTCAGTTGTTTTGGTGTGATAAAACACGCACTGTTACACTTGtggttttattgtttctaaaggcatgatgttgttgttgtttttttactgtggACAGGCAATTCTTAAAGTTGTACTGAGCTGATATTTATATGAGTTTGAGATATGAACAAACAGTGCACTCAGTCAGTCTGTCATTGTAAGAGGAAGTGCCTGCCTTGAAAACGTTCTGCAACATATGCCCTAACTAGTCATTTAGGCTCATTGTGAGTCATAACTAAAGTGTATACAAACTGCCAGTGGTGTGAGTTTATTTAAAGGCAAGACTTAAGTAAAACTTATAATTACACATGAAAAAGATAATATTACATACAGTAAGTCATGAGAATACTTCTAACTGCTGAAAATAAGTGATCATGTTTCATCCTGTGGGCAGGGAAATTAAATTGTTCAACGTAAtactagatttaaaaaaaaaaaaaccatatatgtatatatatatgcagtgcCTATGAGCACATCTGGTGGTAATAGTTATATTTCTTATAAGAAATATTGCAACACTTCTCATGGCCACCTGATGGCCATCATGATAAACCATATTACATTATAGGCCGCAGCATGTTTCACCCTAAATTTGTTATTAACACGTGTATAACTTTCTTCCAGTTCCAGACGGCCATGTGTCATCAAAGCCCGAGGACTCAGACTGCTGCTCATTGGTAAGTTAACATCACAATAATCATTCATGTCATTTCCCCTACATGTGTTGTGTCAGGCCCATATGCAATCTATTTGTCTATCATCATAGCCGTACACTCTCATGCATGTGACATTTTTCATCTAAGTAATTCAACTGCAAAATTATGCCCCCGGTGACCACTAGATGGGGCTGAAGCACTATTTTATTAGTTGAACTAAAGTATCCTCATCAGTTGCAGACTTCCAGAGGTGTCCCAGCGTTACTTTTCACTATGGTCATATTGGCACATTGTGTTAACACTTATTTTCTTATTTGAATTGGTGacattttacatgaaaaaagGAATCAAGTAAAGTGTGATGTGACTTAAATATGTAATAGAGTGCCCAGTTGTTGTGTTTAGAGCTACCTGCATGATTATTTTCTAAAGCTGCAGTATGTATGGTCGTTTGTCTGATATGATGACTGCACTATGCTTTAGGAGAGCAGGAGGAACTTAGTGTCTGCTACCATGTTCATGTACTCAGGTGACAGATGGATTTAGATTACATTCAGGAGATTTGAAAATGACTGTCATAATCCAGGGAAGGAcaaaatgaaaggggagagagacggggagGGGAAGAAGAAGGATTGAGATGTGTTAGAACGCCGATTGAAAGGCAAGAGGGGTACAGGGTAAAAAATAAGAATGAGAGAAGTTTGCGAGAATGAAGAAAAAAGGATAAGAGAAAGAGGACAATAATATGCAGTTTATTACAGAATGAAATGTTCCTTTGTTACTTTCTCTCACTAATTGGTATTTTGTAACTAATAACATGAAGGGTTTTGCATTTGCTATCTAAGCACCTACTTTATAATGAGTTTCCCAGAAGAAGACAAATTTGATGCACAGAAAATGATTTTTATACTTATGAAAGAAAATTATTAGAAGACACAAtattaaataacaaacaaatgatGAGAAAAACTGGGGAAAAGGGTTTGTTTTAGTGTAAAAGGTATAGTTTTATGGCAGTATTGGTGATTGTTACTTGTTTATTGAAATTTGAAATTGTTAAGAGGATAACCCCTTGAAATGAagcatctcgttttcgaggggggTCCTTGTGTTTCTGTCATAAATACCTTGTACATTCTTGAAAAGTTTAGGTAGACTCACCCACCATTATACTACTGGATGTACAAGAAAACTGATTTCCTTCTACCTTCAGCAGTTCGAGGACCCATGCAAGCTGAAGAACAAGTCGGAGGGAAGTGAAATGCAGAAAACAGGAAGTCAGGTCCTGGATTCCATCTGCATCAGTGAGGCAGAAAAACAGGCCGTTCTTACCCTCATTAGAGAAGAGGTGCGCAGTTTTATCACACTCATCCAACatgaaatatgtttgttttctccTAAATGGATCAAGTTTAGGCGTTTTCTTTGAATGCACAGTTCTGTTCACAGTAGACGTCTCTTTTCAGATCATCACTAAAGAGACGGAAGCCAACGACTGGAAGAAAAAGTACGGGGACAGCAGACAACAAGTCAGTGAGATGAGGTTAGAAAACGTGTTGCTGCATTCTTTTTAAGCAGATATCACTGTTTGACTTCCAAGGTGGTCGTGTGAGGTTTTGAGAAGCTAAAGCATTCTGTCATAAGGTTAAGTAAGGCTTATCATGTATGTTGTCTTATTATAGGAAGATTGTTGCAGAATATGAGAAGACAATCGCTCAGATGATCGGTAAGTAGAAATGTTCGAGCAGAGCAGACTTCTATTTTTCATGTAACGATTTATTTCACTGGTTGCTGTAAGGATTTTAGTGCCACAGTGTGATTTGTATAATCTTgtactgtttcctgttttactgaCTTAGATGTAGTAACGGTAGTCCACATTGTCCTGTATTAGGAGAGACAAAGCAGCAATTAGAAAACACACTTTTCACTCAAGTCTTTTCTCTTTGTATCCCTGTTTATGCGGTTAATGTAATGTGGTTTGTTACCAGACTGAATACAAGATATACAGTAAGTTATTTAGCACTCCAAATGAACGTCTTCTTCTTCGCTCTTCTCAGAGGACGAGCGGCGCAACAACCAGAGTTCCCAGAAGGCTTTGCAGACTGTGACGACGGAGAAGGAAGCCGCCCTGGCTGACCTGAACTCCGTGGAGCGATCTCTCTCTGACGTGTTTCGGCGTTATGAAAATTTGAAGAGCACCCTGGAGGGCTTTAAGAAAGTAAGCGGTCATAGGACTAGTTCATGTCCAGATAACTGCTCAAAGAAAGTGTCTGTTTCAAGTGCTGACGCGATCAGTTGGTAGCAGCACAAATCGGAGGATTGTAAGGGGTTCAGAATATAGTTGGAAAGTATCCTGTGATTAGGGACAGTGGTCGCCTCGAGGTAAGAACAGCAGGGGTTAACATCGAAGGTCACTAGATAAACCTGGCCTTTATCTCAATGAATACGTTATTTTACTCAACAACTGCTACAGAGTTAAACCCTGCGGTTAAAGCAGTTTACTCCCAACTCTTGACTCACAGTTGGTTTAGAGGAGCAATAACACagtgcttgtttttttgttttctcataCAGAATGAGGAGGTGCTGAAGAAGTGTGCTCAGGAGTATCTGGCCAGAGTCAAGCAGGAGGAGCAGAGATACCAGACACTAAAACTCCATGCTGAGGAGAAACTAGACAAGTATGTAGAAAGTCTAATTTTCCTATCATGTCAATTTTAACGAACTATAAACTTTTACGGGTTTGAGATGCTGTTCATTTCCCTCATTCCACGCATCTCACAGGGCCAATGAGGAGATCGCTCAGGTGCGTGCAAAGTTGAGCTCAGAGAACATGGCAATGGCTGCCAGTTTGAGGAAGGAGCAGATGAAGAACGAGTCTCTAGAACAAGCTCTGCAGCAGAAGGTAACCGGCATCCTCATCTTTCTGCATTCTAGATGAAAACTTAAGCTCTTAATAATACACAATACAACATGTTTAccgtatttttacactgtactTTTGTGCTGTAATTTAGCATATAGAGATGTATTAAATGTACGTATTCATCCTTTGTTGCGTTGTCATAGAATCAAGAGACGGAGGAACTCACCAAGATCTGTGATGAGCTGATTGCCAAAATGGGAAAAATAGACTGAGAGAGACTGTCAGTCAGCCACTACCGTCCCTCCGGTCCTGCCTTACAGCGACGCCCTGTGCATGCCCCCAGCCGAGAAGCAGCTCTCATACCCTCTGCCAACCCTGCATCACAGAGACTGCTTATGTATAGATGTCTTATGTAACTTCCTGTATACTACAATTGCACTACTCGTGACCTGGATCAAGAAGGTTCTGTACATGCTAATAATTGTTTTAGTGGGAATCTgttttatgtactgtatttggtcacattgttttgtttgtgttttttcccaTTATATAAGGCCATCTGGAGCTCTTTCGCCCATTATACCAGCAAGCAACTACCTGCTTGTGACTCAACTTAAATTCTCAGCAGCTTAACAGCTAAATTCCCAGCAACACATCATCGACAGGATGACATCATGCAGGCGGGGTTTGTTTTAGAGCTACATTTAGGCATATAGTATATTTTGATGGGCAAGGATtgtttaataataattcatgaaatgtattttttctgtaAAGTAAACAAGGATTTTACTCTGAAAGAGCAAAGCTCAGGGGTTTTGTGTGGGCAGAATGTGGTCAGGGTCAAAGTCAGGATGCACAAGAACTGGAGGAAAGGAGCGTTGTTTGAGGATGTACATTAAGTCCTCGAAGGCCGTGGTTTGTTCAGAAGAGACACTGAAAACATAACGAGTCTGGACCACATGTCCGTGACACTAAAGCTGCAATTAATTCACAGCATTTGCTTTACCTGGATTCTGGACAATTCAAGTAGTTGCAGAATGTTTATCATTAACAGAGACGTATAATAACCTGACAATCATAGACTAGCCTGTAAGTTATATAAACTTTGTGGCATTGTCTCGTCTGATCCACAAAGTCAGTTGAAGTGTAAAGAGTGAAAAGCTAGATCAACTCCACCACTTTACGTTAACCATCCTGTGTTCAGAATCCTGAACAActggaaaacattaaaacatagaCATGACTTTATTTTGGTAAAAGATATTTAAAACTATTATAAGATTAGCAAGTGCTGCAATATGTCAacaattattctttttttcttttttttaaccatcacTATGTCACAGATTGAGTGACCACTAATCACATTTACTTCCTACCACAAAGGAAACTAAGTGTTTGACAGCTTTGTTAAAGGTAATGTCTGTTGCTTATGCGTGATAAAGATGTGAGCTAACATGCCTGTATTTACAGTTGATACAGCAGATAAATCTGTTTATTTgcatgattattttcatagctTTGTCTTTCTCACCATGCAGATTGTTTTCTTAAGACACCAGTAAAAGTAGTTGTATAGTAATGCCTTAGGAGGCTGTGACTTAGTAACGATAACACTTTTATCATTACTTCCCTTTTTCTGTTGAAGAAATGTTCTTTCCAACAAAATAGGCCAAACGTCTCCGCCACATCGATGTTTATTGAAGGCTTAACACAAACTACTATTTGCCTCGACATTTGCAAATCTGTGATTTAAATGAGGCAATATTAAGTTAAGGAAACTGAAGCAAGACTGAAAATCTGACTTAGCATttagttcaaatgttttggtacTTTACAGTTTCAATACTCAGTTCTATGGAGTCAGTCACTATTGAAAAGGTTTTAATGTCTGATACCCAGACTCTATATCACCATGTACATCCATGTACAACACAAACCCACTTATGTGCCACAGTTTATATTTGTGCCATTCTAATGTCACATTGCCTCTCGTTACTCAGCTGGTTTGTCTTTGCTTcacaaaatattgttttgtcactttagccccttattgtttgtaatgaggATTTCACTTGTGTTGAGGAGTGggtcaataaaaataaaaaaatataatttgttcTACTAAAggtttttctagttttttttacttgtgaTTTTGCAGTTTATGATTACCTTTAACTCAAAGCAGtacattttataattttttttcttctaatttatactctttattgatccccaatgtggaaattacaatttcacaagtatcactgtgtgtgtgtgtgtgtgtgtgtgtgtgtgtgtgtgtgtgtgtgtgtgtgtgtgtgtgtttttgttatgtttgtgtgtctggccTCAGCTTTAGCCTCACTCTTACACATCCCAGCTGAAGCGGTGACATGAGTGAACAGTGCGCTTGAGGTTTTTTGTGATGCTTCAGCTTCATTCTGAAAAACAGTCTTGTAAAATCAGTACTCAAACAAATGACCTCAACATTCTGCTAATAACACTGAACTGTAACTGTGTCTCCCTGTTAAAGCTCGCTCAGTTAAGTCCATTACAGAGGCTGCTGGCTGTGCAGCATACATGGAGCTTACAGAGATAAGACCTTAATGCGCTCCAACACCTTCCCGTGCCTAACCCCCCCTCGTCCTCCACCTCAACCCCCGGTGTCCCCTCCATTAGATACTCAGATCATCCATTCTTTCTCTGGACTCTGGAAGACGCAGTGACCATCGACCAGCTGCCATGAAGACTGCCCTGGCCCTGCTGCTGCTCATCTCTCTGGCCTGCCACAGTAAGTTTCTACAACTGATTCCAACACTGGATTTTGGAGTTTCGGCAGTGGGGAAGTATGTTGTTGATCAGCAGCTGGCAGACAATTTGCTGAGAGGTTACAGCACTGTGATACAGAGGATCCAGGATTTTATTGTCCTAAAAGCAGACCTTGGTTGAAAATTGTTAATTTATGTAGCAGCAAAGCAGTTTTGGCTTGAGACCTACAcaatttggggcattttccaTATTATTCTGTCAGAGATTTAAACCTGCAAGGGTCGAAAGATGTATATGTTGTGGCATGGCTGTACaattttttttcgattgctaaatgtgcaaaactctaaccatAGTCTGCATAGCAGCaattcatgtggaccaaactctagtttgtttttcattgcttgaacacagttttaaaaaatctacacacttatcccatggctttaaccacaacctgcacaacactgtggatttccagcactttgttcaaacaCACTGCTATCAAAACcattaaccacacattcaaaacagaatggatttcagcctggtgcatttcaaacactgctgattgcaatttcagctgaaggcctaagcaggtgtcttgttttagatTTGTTAGtgaacaaatacagtatatatgtaggGAAAGCTCAGAAAGACTTTTTTTGGAAATGAACCAAGGAAGGAGGAGAAGAGTGGCAGGGAGAGTGCAGATGCGTGGAGGAAGAccaagaagaagagaaagagctGTAATTTTTGATGAAATAAGGGCTACACTTATAGACCATGTTGTGAATCATGGTCTCTCATTTTGAAAGGGCAGGGTTGAGGGTGCAACCCAATCTGCAAAGATCTACAGTTGCATCTGTAATGTGAATGATCCACCAAATGTCGCTATGAAGTCCAGAGGCCTGCCAGGGATGGATAAGCCACTCTAGAAGGTTCTTGGCCAGGTGTATGGCAAGAAAAGTTGAAAACTTGTGGCCTGATGCTGGAAAGGCAGGACTAGCCCACAATTCCTTGCTAATAGTATGTTCCTTTAGTTTGTAACTTTTTATCAGTACTTGTGTAAATtactacagacaaaataaagacatatctatattgaagcaaactgctgattttcattccttcttgtttacctaAAAAATTGGTATGCTATAAAatgagcctgttttgagacatgtgtgaagagttgtgttgtttggaatgagttttgcaggtgatgtCAACTGTTTAGCTCAGATGACTGTTTGTAAtgcagactgtggttagagctttgcacatgtggcttcagttgtgaccaCTGTCCTAACAAtcggaaaaaaactgtaattgtatGCAAAATGTGTCCCAATCATAAATTTGAGGAAGGGACTGTCAGCCATGTGTAGCTCTCAACTCAACCTGCAagcatgtgtgcctgtgtgcgtggTGCAGTCTGGGGTGAATGGACTATTAAGAAAAGCATATggttgtgtgtctgcatgcttaCACCTGCCTGTGAACAAATATGCTTAGTCTCAAGTCAGGTGCTCTCTCCTGTTCTGTCTGCAAAGGCCACACCCTCAAATGTCACACATGCGTGGCGTCCAGTGATGAGGACTGCAATCGACAGGGCTCCACCTCCTGCCCTCAGTACGCTGACGCCTGCTCCACCATCACAGGACCCAGTGAGTAAACGCACACATACAAACCCAGGAAAACATGCAACTCAAGTAGGATTTGGTTGCATAATAGAAAAAGCCTCAATATAGGTCAGTATAACACTGACAACCAAATGCTTGTTTGAGGTAGTCAGATACATACATTCattatcttcttcttctctgtgtgtgtgtgtgtgtgtgtgtgtgtgtgtgtgtgtgtgtgtgtgtgtgtgtgggggggggggtgagtgACGAGAAGCTGAGTTTCCCAGGGTTCACAGCATCATACAAACTTAATACAAGTGGCCAGTCTTCAATGACTTCAAAGCAATTAAACTGTGAACGTCTGCCAGCCTCACacatccctctctctgtctcgctctctttccAGGCACCGTGATGAAGTCGTGTACATACAAGGCTTTCTGCGACAAGGCTCATGGCGTCAGCTCCGGAGCCAAGATGGACTGCTGTTTTGGTGACGACTGTAATGGGCCCCACCGGAGTCACAGCCACGGGGATCTCCATCGCAACAGCGCAGGGGCTGTGGCCTCCAGCCCTGCCCTGCTGATCACGGCCCTGCTGCTGCGTGTGGCCGTCAGTCAGCTGTAAACACCT
This genomic window contains:
- the LOC144518162 gene encoding transforming acidic coiled-coil-containing protein 1-like isoform X1, giving the protein MSWLSPVQWAKWTWSAVTGGAGDEGEPRSKDGLEDNSDSEGTFETPEAESPGVVKLLSQLDNSNHTVFPDVTNFFLDKNSNQDVGPLSFQEVDSLNNLTGSLPNERSFGLDQNLNLTISSISSPGEGLSPSSPLSQPQALRPPSLSVLCPLNKPDPLEVDDEAPVTSDFSQDSNLIPSHDICVDPDLLNGNTQNTNLTCESNGTITTNSCKMKQSQPMQKDFSGQDDHHGGHATDEEKLASSAGVKPDKDQSIPDGHVSSKPEDSDCCSLQFEDPCKLKNKSEGSEMQKTGSQVLDSICISEAEKQAVLTLIREEIITKETEANDWKKKYGDSRQQVSEMRKIVAEYEKTIAQMIEDERRNNQSSQKALQTVTTEKEAALADLNSVERSLSDVFRRYENLKSTLEGFKKNEEVLKKCAQEYLARVKQEEQRYQTLKLHAEEKLDKANEEIAQVRAKLSSENMAMAASLRKEQMKNESLEQALQQKNQETEELTKICDELIAKMGKID
- the LOC144518162 gene encoding transforming acidic coiled-coil-containing protein 1-like isoform X3, which translates into the protein MGGSFSQNRKGSVSSPRKKSSISDSEGTFETPEAESPGVVKLLSQLDNSNHTVFPDVTNFFLDKNSNQDVGPLSFQEVDSLNNLTGSLPNERSFGLDQNLNLTISSISSPGEGLSPSSPLSQPQALRPPSLSVLCPLNKPDPLEVDDEAPVTSDFSQDSNLIPSHDICVDPDLLNGNTQNTNLTCESNGTITTNSCKMKQSQPMQKDFSGQDDHHGGHATDEEKLASSAGVKPDKDQSIPDGHVSSKPEDSDCCSLQFEDPCKLKNKSEGSEMQKTGSQVLDSICISEAEKQAVLTLIREEIITKETEANDWKKKYGDSRQQVSEMRKIVAEYEKTIAQMIEDERRNNQSSQKALQTVTTEKEAALADLNSVERSLSDVFRRYENLKSTLEGFKKNEEVLKKCAQEYLARVKQEEQRYQTLKLHAEEKLDKANEEIAQVRAKLSSENMAMAASLRKEQMKNESLEQALQQKNQETEELTKICDELIAKMGKID
- the LOC144518162 gene encoding transforming acidic coiled-coil-containing protein 1-like isoform X4, giving the protein MGGSFSQNRKGSVSSPRKKSSISDSEGTFETPEAESPGVVKLLSQLDNSNHTVFPDVTNFFLDKNSNQDVGPLSFQEVDSLNNLTGSLPNERSFGLDQNLNLTISSISSPGEGLSPSSPLSQPQALRPPSLSVLCPLNKPDPLEVDDEAPVTSDFSQDSNLIPSHDICVDPDLLNGNTQNTNLTCESNGTITTNSCKMKQSQPMQKDFSGQDDHHGGHATDEEKLASSAGVKPDKDQSIPDGHVSSKPEDSDCCSLFEDPCKLKNKSEGSEMQKTGSQVLDSICISEAEKQAVLTLIREEIITKETEANDWKKKYGDSRQQVSEMRKIVAEYEKTIAQMIEDERRNNQSSQKALQTVTTEKEAALADLNSVERSLSDVFRRYENLKSTLEGFKKNEEVLKKCAQEYLARVKQEEQRYQTLKLHAEEKLDKANEEIAQVRAKLSSENMAMAASLRKEQMKNESLEQALQQKNQETEELTKICDELIAKMGKID
- the LOC144518162 gene encoding transforming acidic coiled-coil-containing protein 1-like isoform X2, with amino-acid sequence MSWLSPVQWAKWTWSAVTGGAGDEGEPRSKDGLEDNSDSEGTFETPEAESPGVVKLLSQLDNSNHTVFPDVTNFFLDKNSNQDVGPLSFQEVDSLNNLTGSLPNERSFGLDQNLNLTISSISSPGEGLSPSSPLSQPQALRPPSLSVLCPLNKPDPLEVDDEAPVTSDFSQDSNLIPSHDICVDPDLLNGNTQNTNLTCESNGTITTNSCKMKQSQPMQKDFSGQDDHHGGHATDEEKLASSAGVKPDKDQSIPDGHVSSKPEDSDCCSLFEDPCKLKNKSEGSEMQKTGSQVLDSICISEAEKQAVLTLIREEIITKETEANDWKKKYGDSRQQVSEMRKIVAEYEKTIAQMIEDERRNNQSSQKALQTVTTEKEAALADLNSVERSLSDVFRRYENLKSTLEGFKKNEEVLKKCAQEYLARVKQEEQRYQTLKLHAEEKLDKANEEIAQVRAKLSSENMAMAASLRKEQMKNESLEQALQQKNQETEELTKICDELIAKMGKID
- the LOC144517618 gene encoding uncharacterized protein LOC144517618 — encoded protein: MLSLKSGALSCSVCKGHTLKCHTCVASSDEDCNRQGSTSCPQYADACSTITGPSTVMKSCTYKAFCDKAHGVSSGAKMDCCFGDDCNGPHRSHSHGDLHRNSAGAVASSPALLITALLLRVAVSQL